From Cervus elaphus chromosome 10, mCerEla1.1, whole genome shotgun sequence:
CCCCTCCTCCCATGAACAGTCTCTACCAGGCAAGTGAGCCTTCCTTCAAGGCCTCCCCTCAGCCGCTGCCCACCCCTCTGTCCTTGGTCTTGACGTGGTCCCAAGGCTGCCTGGCCCCAAGCTACTCCCTCCCTTACATCTCTCTACCTTGGTTTACCATCGGGGACCTCCTCAGCACCCCCACCTCTTTCCCATGAACCCCCAGTCCTACAAGAACCACTGAGCTGACCAGGCCAGTGCTGAGGGCTCCTCAGAGGCTGCTGATGCCCCTCAACCACCCCCTTGCCTTTTCTGGTTCACCCTCTCCCCTGTGTGGTGGAGAGCTGCTGGAGAGCTGCTGGCTGGCGGGGCCCCCATGGGTTCTGGGAGCACCATGTCTGAACAATGCCTGCAGGAGTAAGTGAGATTTCTGGAAGATTCTGTGGTTGGACGTAGCCTCTGGGCAGACCCTCCCTGAGCCAGCGGGGGAGGCGGTTCCTGGGATAGAGGTGGCACTCCTGGGGTTTCCCacaggcaggacccaggagggggCCAGGCGGCAGGTGCCCCCGCCTGGCTGGGTGCTGTCCGAGCCCGGCTCCAGGCCCATCCTGCGGCCCCCAGCCCGCCACCCAGAACCCAGCGCGGCCTGTGGGTCCTTGAGTTCCAGGGCTCTCACCGCGTCTCCTGTGGCAAAGGTGTGAGGAGgcccaggcccagagagggccGCTGGGCCTGTTTGCAGGAGGAAAACCACTCCTGGGTGGGGAGCGTGAGTTCAGGCCGTGTCTGAGCGGCCTCTGCCTGTCCCCCCACCCTTCAAGGTGGCCAGTGGGGAGCAATCCTGGTGCCCAGGTAACAGAGAGGAGCCAGAGGGAGCCGCCGTGGGCAGAGCTGAGGTGGGTCCCCTGCCTCTGAGTGTCAGCTCTGGAGGGAGGGCATCAGGGCCCCACCCCCGGGCCATCTCGGGGAGCCGCTGACCCGGGCACTTTTCTGGGGTTGAAGCCGCAGAAGCCTTTGCTGCAGTCCCAGGACATAGTGGAATTTGAGGTTGGGCCACCAGACCCCCAACCTGGCTTTCCACCTGGCGTTCCTCAGCCAGACCTGCAGGGCcaggaccccccacccccacccctgctgggGTAGGGCAGAGGAGAGGTCCCCATGCTgacgccccctcccctccagtcTTAACCTGGCCTCTGCCTCCCAGGGGTTGAAACTCTGCTAAGCTCTTAcaaacctgcccccacccccccaaagaAGAAAAGGCCCAGGTCAGAGAAACCATTTTTGTTGACAGTTATCGCCCTCACCTGGGGGGCTGAGGACTTGAAAACAGGAAACCACCGGGGATGGGGTTTTGTCACCTCACACATACACCTGCGTGCCCAGACTTGAACATGTGCTGCCCACATCCGCAGCCCGCAGGGTCTGTGTGGAGACGCTGGCTGGAAGCCTAAGGATAAAACAAGCTGTGCAAAGATGGTGGCCCCCAGAACGCAGACATCCAACAGAGGGGGGGTCCCAGAGGCCCGGAGAGAAGGGCAGAGTGACCTGGGGTCCCTCTCATCGCACTCCTGAAGGCCCCAAAGCGGCTCTGCGCCCCAGAGGGTCCGGGAGCAGGATGCAGTCGGCGGGGGCGTGGAGCGGCCGCTTTTCCGCCTGAGCGTAGAGTCGGTTCTCCACCGAGACGAAGCTGCTGCGCGTGGAGGCCAGCGGGGGTGCCCAGGGGCCGGGGCTCTGGGGTAGGCGCGCGGCGTGGGTGGGGAGCGGCACCCACCCGGGcagtggctggggtggggggacccgGTGCAGGGTTGCCGGGCTGAAGTAGTTGGTGGTCGTGGCGGTGGCGGTGGCATAGGGGGCATGGAAGGAGGTCAGGGAGGCTTGGCCGGCTGCCTGCAGGGGTGATGGGGACAGAGGCCCGAGTGAGGCTCCCTCTCCTGGCCCCCAAGCTGCAGCCCCCTCCGTTCCCCTCTGAaaccagcccccatcctcacACTGGCTCCCCCGTCTGTCTGGGGGCTGCTGTGTCTGGGCGGCTGAAGCTTCATGATGGCCctggggggagagaggagggtcAGAGGCAAAGCGTGTGGCCggcctgggaggaggggaggtggggggtggactGGGCCCAGCGGAGGCTGCGTCTCACCAGTGCCTCTGCCGACGCAGGAGGTAGAGAAGGTAGATGCAGCCAGAGAGGAGGACCCCCGAGACCCCCAGGATCCCAGCCAGGTCGGCCCGCAGCACGGGGGCTGGACTGGCAGCAGGGAGCCCTGTGCACAGAGAGACATACCAGTCAGGTGGCCGGCGGCCCGAGTCCCTCCCTGTCCCCCGGACCCCCTCCTCACCCGCCCCACCTGGGTCTGCGCTGAGGGACAGGTTCCCACAGGCCTCCTGGGAGCCCTCAGGGAAGGAGGTGAACTTGCAGCAGAATGTGGTGTTGGGGCCGGAGCCCCTCCCTGCGGTGGGAGCGCTTTCCACGGTGAGGGAGACGCTGGTGCTGGTTTCCCAGCGGGCCCGGCAGGCGGCTGTCCAGTTCTTGGTGCCGAGTGTGGGGTGCAGCACGGCCAGCGTGGTCCCCCCAGCACCGTCGGGGCCCCCGTAGCTCACAGTCACCAGGGAGATGGAGCCCGAGCCCAGGAATCCACAGCGGATGGTGAAGGAGGCCTCGGTGGCCTCCCTCTGAACCTGCAGCCACACCTCCGGAGTCCCTGCGGGAGAAGGTGCAGGGACGAGGTCCGGGCCTGGGTCTCCACCCGCTCCCGGGGCCTCTGCTCCTCTGCGGCCCCCACTCACCGGCAGTGAGGCAGAGAGTCAGCAGCACCCAGAGCAGGCCCAGGGCCCGGGGCCTGTCCATGGCTCCCCTCTGGCCCGGGCTCCAGGGGGCTGTGGTCGTGGGGACAGCACTTGTATTTCCGGTGTCATCGCAGGAAGTTTTACGTATGAGGATGAGCTGGCCCTGGGAGCAGCTGCTGGGTACTCTGCAAACCTGCCCCACTTCCTTCTCTGAATCTGGGGTCGAGGAACCCCCCTCCTCCCAAGAAATTTAAAGTGACAGTGACAAGGTTTTCCGTGTCCCCACGCTGCGCTCCAGTGTGAGCGGGACGGTGGCTCAGgttcccagccctgccctgcctaAGGGTACCAGCCCTGGGGGGGCCGGCTCTGAGGGGAGATACGCTGCAGGGGGACCTCAGAAGATGTCCTTCCCTGGAGAGGGAGGGACCCCCTGGTTTGTCTTTAGGAAGAAGGCCGAGACACCCCCCGCCCAAGCTCACTGAAGGGAATGTGGCAGACCTTGGGGAGAGGAAGCGGAGCCCGCCAGGCCCAGCTGGGCTGTGACCTGCCTGCGGAGCTCGGCTCCATCTGCGCCTTCCTGCCCACAGCTGAGGGCAACTGGCTTCCAGCTGCTGAGGCCAAAGGCCTTAGCAACCCTTCACTCACCTCCAGCTCGTCAAGAAATTCTGAAGGCTTCCCATCCTGACCATCTGGCCTCTTTTTaaccaccctcacccccacctctcGGGCTCGCGCCGTCTCTCCCCCTAAGAATCGCTCTGAATTGCTTTCCTGTGCACCTTCGTTCACAGAACACACACTGCCCAGAGTGCTGCTGTCCGCAGTGACGAGTGATCAGAATGCTTTGCATCCTGTCTTGTCTTTCGCTGAACTTGCATCTGGGCTGAGAGCGGCTTGTTGAGCTTAAGGCATAGAGCCGCGGGCCTGTGTCGAGGACTCCTGTCCAGGGTGTGGAGAGAACTCAGAAGGCAGTGGTGCCAAGGCCTGCCCTGCCCACACGCCCCTGATTCAGCATCTCTTCAGATTCCGTGGTGCCAGCCATCAGCCCGCCGGTCTCAAGTGAACTGTCAGGCCATCCACACCCAAGAGCCAGAATAAGCAGGGCCTCCGGGCCAGTCGCTTCTCGGCGCCCAGCCCAGGTGGCATGCCTTCTCTTACCCTTTGACCTTCCCTCCAAACCTGACTCAGACCTGCTCTCACCCGCCTTCTTCCCTCGTTCCCCTGAGGTGAGGGAGCCCTGTGCAGAGTTCGCCGGATTCAAGGAGGCCCAGCCCAGCGCGGGTGCCAAGCACCAGGGTGCACGGGGCCACCGACTTCAGCCTCTGGCCTGGAgga
This genomic window contains:
- the PVRIG gene encoding transmembrane protein PVRIG isoform X2, which codes for MDRPRALGLLWVLLTLCLTAGTPEVWLQVQREATEASFTIRCGFLGSGSISLVTVSYGGPDGAGGTTLAVLHPTLGTKNWTAACRARWETSTSVSLTVESAPTAGRGSGPNTTFCWLPAASPAPVLRADLAGILGVSGVLLSGCIYLLYLLRRQRHWAIMKLQPPRHSSPQTDGGASAAGQASLTSFHAPYATATATTTNYFSPATLHRVPPPQPLPGWVPLPTHAARLPQSPGPWAPPLASTRSSFVSVENRLYAQAEKRPLHAPADCILLPDPLGRRAALGPSGVR
- the PVRIG gene encoding transmembrane protein PVRIG isoform X1: MDRPRALGLLWVLLTLCLTAGTPEVWLQVQREATEASFTIRCGFLGSGSISLVTVSYGGPDGAGGTTLAVLHPTLGTKNWTAACRARWETSTSVSLTVESAPTAGRGSGPNTTFCCKFTSFPEGSQEACGNLSLSADPGLPAASPAPVLRADLAGILGVSGVLLSGCIYLLYLLRRQRHWAIMKLQPPRHSSPQTDGGASAAGQASLTSFHAPYATATATTTNYFSPATLHRVPPPQPLPGWVPLPTHAARLPQSPGPWAPPLASTRSSFVSVENRLYAQAEKRPLHAPADCILLPDPLGRRAALGPSGVR